The proteins below are encoded in one region of Coffea arabica cultivar ET-39 chromosome 4c, Coffea Arabica ET-39 HiFi, whole genome shotgun sequence:
- the LOC140004739 gene encoding uncharacterized protein yields the protein MAETKSVITSDVVPVMSKITDHKLNNSNYLDWSKMVRLYLRSIDKDNHLTDDPPKDGNISRIYEVCQAFYRAEKQDKSIMTYFMDFKKTYEELNLLLPFSSDVKVKQTQREQMAIMSFLTGLSPEFEAVKSQILSSPEISSLQDVFSRVFRTENTQSVQSSSALVGFGKQQYKGGGKGIDTRGQNAEVIVCYYCQKRGHMKRDCKKLQYRNQRTQSAHIASTNDAINHEKSVTISADEFTKFSQYQESLKSSSTPVTAIAESGKPNTCLVSSSSKWVIDSGATNHMTGNSSLFSTFQPHTSAPTVTLADGSKSRVLGSSSVNPTPLISLSSVLSLPELSFNLISVSKITRALNCSAQFFPDYCLFQDLSTKQIIGKGLGHPSLPLLKILCPQFQSLSLLDCESCQFAKHHRVNLSPRVDKRADAPFALVHSDVWGSSPVTSKTGFKYFVTFVDDHSLDVTFLENTPFTPSSSHSCQEKDDDLLIYTVTSSRSSPAKPPITQVYSQRQKSPATCPEPVPSLLDPVSSDDLPIALRKGKRQCTYPVSSCVSYNHLPTSSCSFITSIDSISHPKTVHEALSHPGWRNAMIEEMNALDGNDTWNLVNLPAGKKAIGSKWVFVVKFNPDGSVARLKARLVAKGYAQIYGEDYSVRLFISMAATHNWPLHQLDIKNAFLHGDLQEEVYMEQPPGFVAQGESGKVCHIRKSLYGLKQSSRAWFEKFSLAVQRFGMQKSKSDHSVFYKQSEAGIILLVVYVDDIVITGNDAAGKLGAKPASTPMIPNLQLTKEGELLEDPGRYRRLVGKLNYLTVTRPDIVYSVSVVSQYMSNPTVTHWAAMLIRQDPRQVEDPQLDFVSLLEETWSHGRVRSRMLSRDRVQSQNIELWHNRHVKSCG from the exons ATGGCAGAAACAAAATCTGTCATTACGTCTGATGTGGTTCCTGTGATGTCTAAGATCACGGACCACAAACTCAACAATTCTAACTATCTTGATTGGAGCAAAATGGTTCGTCTTTATCTGCGAAGCATTGATAAAGACAATCATCTGACTGATGATCCTCCAAAAGATG GGAATATTTCTCGCATATATGAGGTGTGCCAAGCCTTTTATCGTGCTGAGAAACAAGATAAGTCTATCATGACttattttatggattttaagAAAACTTATGAGGAGCTTAATCTGTTGTTACCGTTTAGTTCTGATGTGAAAGTTAAGCAAACTCAACGGGAACAGATGGCAATTATGAGTTTTTTGACTGGTCTTTCCCCTGAATTTGAGGCTGTTAAATCTCAGATTCTTTCCAGTCCTGAGATCTCATCCTTGCAAGATGTGTTTAGTAGGGTGTTTCGCACAGAGAATACCCAGTCTGTTCAGTCCAGCAGTGCTCTTGTTGGTTTTGGAAAACAGCAATACAAAGGTGGTGGTAAAGGAATTGACACTCGGGGACAGAATGCAGAAGTGATTGTGTGTTACTATTGTCAAAAGCGGGGCCATATGAAGCGTGATTGTAAGAAATTGCAGTACAGGAACCAGAGAACTCAATCCGCACATATTGCTTCTACTAATGATGCTATTAACCATGAAAAGTCTGTTACGATCTCTGCAGATGAATTTACTAAATTTTCTCAGTATCAAGAATCATTAAAGTCTTCATCTACTCCCGTAACTGCCATCGCTGAGTCAGGTAAACCAAACACATGCCTTGTGTCCTCGTCCTCCAAATGGGTAATTGATTCTGGTGCCACAAATCATATGACAGGTAATTCTAGTCTATTTTCCACCTTTCAGCCACACACATCTGCACCTACAGTTACCTTAGCTGATGGGTCAAAATCTCGTGTTCTTGGATCAAGCTCAGTTAACCCCACTCCATTAATCTCATTGTCATCTGTCTTAAGTTTGCCTGAGTTGTCCTTTAATCTAATTTCTGTGAGTAAAATTACTCGTGCCCTCAATTGTTCTGCCCAATTCTTTCCTGACTATTGCTTGTTTCAGGATCTTTCGACGAAGCAGATTATTGGTAAAGG GCTGGGTCATCCTTCTCTCCCATTGTTAAAGATACTTTGTCCACAATTTCAGAGTTTGTCTCTATTAGATTGTGAGTCTTGTCAGTTTGCCAAACATCATCGTGTTAATCTGAGTCCTAGAGTCGATAAACGAGCGGATGCTCCTTTTGCATTAGTTCATTCAGATGTCTGGGGATCTAGTCCAGTCACTTCTAAAACTGGATTCAAGTATTTTGTTACTTTTGTTGATGACCATTCTC ttgatgttacttttcttgaaaatacaCCTTTTACCCCATCCTCATCTCATTCATGTCAGGAGAAGGATGATGATTTGTTAATCTATACAGTCACATCTTCAAGATCTTCCCCTGCTAAACCTCCAATTACTCAGGTATATTCTCAACGACAAAAGTCTCCTGCTACATGCCCTGAACCAGTTCCTTCGTTACTAGATCCTGTCTCAAGTGATGATCTTCCTATTGCTCTTCGCAAAGGTAAGCGTCAATGCACTTATCCTGTGTCTTCGTGTGTATCTTATAATCATCTACCCACCTCTTCTTGTTCCTTTATTACATCTATTGATTCTATCTCCCATCCTAAAACTGTTCATGAAGCCCTATCCCATCCCGGATGGCGCAATGCTATGATAGAGGAGATGAATGCTCTAGATGGTAATGATACTTGGAACTTAGTAAATTTACCTGCAGGGAAGAAGGCCATTGGGAGTAAGTGGGTTTTTGTAGTTAAATTCAATCCTGATGGGTCGGTTGCTCGGTTAAAAGCTCGCCTTGTTGCCAAAGGCTATGCTCAAATCTATGGAGAGGATTATTCTGTCAGGTTATTCATTTCTATGGCAGCCACTCATAATTGGCCTTTGCATCAACTAGATATCAAGAATGCCTTTCTTCATGGAGACCTCCAAgaggaagtttatatggagcAACCACCAGGGTTTGTTGCTCAGGGGGAGTCTGGGAAGGTTTGTCATATTCGGAAGTCCTtgtatggattgaaacaaaGTTCTCGTGCTTGGTTTGAAAAATTTAGTCTAGCAGTTCAAAGGTTTGGGATGCAGAAAAGCAAATCTGATCACTCTGTTTTCTACAAACAGTCTGAAGCTGGTATTATTTTGTTGGTagtatatgtggatgatattgttATCACTGGGAATGATGCTGCAG GAAAATTGGGGGCTAAACCAGCTAGTACCCCAATGATCCCTAACTTGCAGCTCACAAAAGAAGGTGAATTGTTAGAAGATCCTGGGAGGTATAGAAGATTGGTTGGAAAGTTGAATTATCTTACAGTGACTCGTCCAGATATCGTGTATTCAGTTAGTGTTGTTAGTCAATATATGTCTAATCCTACTGTTACTCATTGGGCAGCT ATGCTGATTAGGCAGGATCCAAGGCAGGTCGAAGATCCACAACTGGATTTTGTGTCTTTGTTGGAGGAAACCTGGTCTCatggaagagtaagaagcaGAATGTTGTCTCGCGATCGAGTGCAGAGTCAGAATATAGAGCTATGGCACAATCGACATGTGAAATCATGTGGATAA